Proteins from a genomic interval of Medicago truncatula cultivar Jemalong A17 chromosome 3, MtrunA17r5.0-ANR, whole genome shotgun sequence:
- the LOC112420272 gene encoding uncharacterized protein, which translates to MDPFDLEAYFQKRDAEDTYMVNRFIQRRKQIEEGSGSRSRKYLKRDHAGANQRLIDDYFANEPTYDDAMFRRRYRMQKHVFLRIVGDLSSSDNYFTQRVDAANKEGISPLAKCTTAMRMLAYGVAADAVDEYIKIGGTTTLECLRRFCKGIIRLYEKVYLRAPTQDDLQRILHVSEMRGFPGMIGSIDCMHWEWKNCPKAWEGQFTRGDKGTTTVILEAVASHDLWIWHAFFGCPGTLNDINVLDRSPVFDDVEQGKTPRVNYFVNQRPYNMTYYLADGIYPSYPTFVKSIRLPQSEPDKLFAKHQESCRKDIERAFGVLQARFKIIREPARLWDIADLGIIMRLVVQEFTKLGGVIKRKRNARKRDS; encoded by the exons ATGGATCCTTTTGATTTGGAAGCCTACTTCCAAAAACGTGATGCTGAAGACACGTATATGGTCAACCGATTTATTCAGCGTCGAAAACAAATAGAGGAAGGTAGTGGATCTCGtagtagaaaatatttaaagagaGATCATGCAGGGGCAAACCAAAGACTCATTGACGACTACTTTGCCAATGAGCCTACATATGACGATGCAATGTTTCGTCGTCGGTACCGGATGCAAAAACATGTCTTCCTTCGAATCGTTGGAGACCTTTCAAGTAGTGATAACTACTTCACCCAGCGAGTTGATGCCGCCAACAAAGAAGGTATATCACCGTTAGCAAAATGTACCACAGCAATGCGAATGTTAGCATATGGTGTGGCAGCAGATGCGGTAGATGAATACATAAAAATAGGAGGTACTACAACATTGGAGTGCTTACGTAGATTCTGTAAAGGAATCATACGACTGTATGAGAAAGTGTATCTGAGAGCACCAACCCAAGATGACCTTCAAAGAATACTACATGTTAGTGAAATGCGGGGGTTCCCAGGGATGATCGGGAGTATTGACTGCATGCACTGGGAGtggaaaaattgtcctaaagcaTGGGAAGGTCAATTCACCAGGGGGGATAAGGGAACCACCACAGTTATTCTTGAAGCAGTTGCATCTCATGATCTATGGATCTGGCATGCCTTTTTTGGATGTCCGGGAACGTTGAACGATATAAACGTTCTAGACCGGTCACCAGTGTTCGATGATGTGGAACAGGGAAAGACTCCAAGGGTGAATTACTTTGTGAATCAACGTCCCTATAATATGACATACTATCTAGCTGATGGTATCTACCCTTCTTACCCAACTTTCGTCAAATCAATTAGGCTTCCTCAAAGTGAACCCGataagttatttgcaaaacatcaagaGAGCTGTCGGAAGGACATCGAACGTGCTTTTGGAgtgcttcaagctcgatttaaaatcatcCGTGAACCAGCTCGCTTGTGGGACATAGCTGATTTGGGTATAATCATgag GCTCGTTGTCCAAGAATTTACGAAGTTGGGTGGAGTgataaagagaaagagaaatgcACGAAAAAGGGATAGCTAG
- the LOC112420273 gene encoding glutathione S-transferase T3 — MRYPSQTPPFNGSMPMENDNFHNVGATQYPEFSTQITPRGMAIADEVTPEDSTPKSKRSKEPAWNTQQNLVLISAWIKYGTSSVVGRNQRGETYWGKIAEYCNEYSSFDSPRDLVACRNRFNYMSKIINKWIGAYESAKRMQGSGWSEDDVLTKAQELFAGGKNIQFTLNEEWHALRDQPRYGSQMGGNVGSGSSGSKRSHEDSVGSSARPMGREAAKKKGKMKSKGETLEKVEKEWVQFKELKEQEIEQLKELNLVKQQKNKLLQEKTQAKKMKMYLKLRDEEHLDDRKKELLEKLERELFEN, encoded by the coding sequence ATGAGAtatccatctcaaacaccccCGTTTAATGGTTCTATGCCAATGGAGAATGATAATTTTCACAATGTTGGTGCAACTCAATATCCtgaattttcaacacaaataactcCTCGTGGCATGGCAATTGCTGATGAAGTCACTCCAGAAGATTCAACTCCTAAGAGCAAGAGAAGTAAGGAACCAGCATGGAACACTCAACAAAATTTGGTTCTAATTAGTGCATGGATTAAATATGGAACAAGCAGTGTTGTCGGGAGAAACCAGAGAGGAGAAACATATTGGGGTAAAATTGCTGAGTATTGTAATGAGTATAGCTCATTCGATTCTCCCCGCGATCTAGTTGCCTGCCGAAaccgttttaattatatgagcaaaataataaataaatggattggTGCTTATGAAAGCGCTAAGCGTATGCAAGGAAGCGGTTGGtcggaagatgatgttttgACAAAAGCGCAGGAATTGTTTGCAGGTGGGAAGAATATTCAATTTACTTTGAATGAAGAATGGCACGCTCTCCGTGATCAACCACGTTATGGTAGTCAGATGGGAGGAAATGTTGGGTCAGGGAGTAGTGGATCTAAGAGATCTCACGAGGACTCCGTAGGATCTAGTGCTCGTCCAATGGGTAGGGAGGcagctaaaaaaaaaggtaaaatgaaAAGCAAGGGCGAGACATTGGAGAAGGTGGAAAAGGAATGGGTTCAattcaaagaattaaaagagcaagagattgaacaattgaaagagtTAAATTTGGTGAAACAACAGAAAAACAAGTTGCTGCAAGAAAAGACTCaagctaaaaaaatgaaaatgtatctaAAGTTAAGGGACGAAGAGCATCTCGATGACCGGAAGAAGGAGCTGTTGGAGAAGTTGGAGCGTGAgctgtttgaaaattaa
- the LOC11431822 gene encoding cyclin-D3-1 — translation MAQQHYNPILLLDTLYCSEEHWEEQDELEYDNVSLNNTTINTTTCSLLETDMFWEDEELKSLLNKEQQNPLYIFLQTNPVLETARRESIEWILKVNAHYSFSALTSVLAVNYLDRFLFSFRFQNEKPWMTQLAAVACLSLAAKMEETHVPLLLDLQVEESRYLFEAKTIKKMEILILSTLGWKMNPATPLSFIDFIIRRLGLKDHLICWEFLKRCEGVLLSVIRSDSKFMSYLPSVLATATMVHVFNSVEPSLGDEYQTQLLGILGINKDKVDECGKLLLKLWSGYEEGNECNKRKFGSIPSSPKGVMEMSFSCDNSNDSWAIIAASVSSSPEPLSKKIRTQDQFLLN, via the exons ATGGCTCAACAACACTATAACCCAATATTACTTTTGGATACGTTGTACTGTTCAGAAGAACATTGGGAGGAACAAGATGAGTTAGAGTACGATAATGTTTccttaaacaacacaacaataaacaCCACTACTTGTTCTTTGTTAGAAACCGACATGTTTTGGGAGGATGAAGAACTAAAATCACTTCTCAACAAAGAACAACAAAACCCACTTTACATCTTTCTTCAAACCAACCCTGTTTTGGAAACTGCTCGAAGAGAATCTATTGAATGGATTCTCAAAGTGAATGCTCATTACTCTTTCTCAGCTCTTACTTCCGTTCTTGCTGTCAACTACCTTGATAGGTTTCTATTCAGCTTTCGTTTTCAGAATGAGAAGCCATGGATGACTCAGCTTGCAGCTGTTGCTTGTCTTTCTCTTGCTGCTAAAATGGAAGAGACCCATGTTCCTCTTTTGCTAGATCTTCAA GTTGAAGAGAGTAGATACTTGTTTGAAGCAAAAACGATtaaaaagatggaaattttgATACTTTCAACTCTTGGATGGAAGATGAATCCAGCAACACCTCtttcttttattgattttatcataAGAAGACTTGGATTGAAAGACCATCTAATTTGTTGGGAGTTTCTTAAGAGATGTGAAGGTGTTCTTCTCTCTGTCATTAGATCAG ATTCTAAGTTTATGAGTTATCTACCTTCTGTTTTGGCAACTGCTACAATGGTTCATGTTTTCAACAGCGTTGAGCCTAGTTTAGGAGATGAATATCAAACCCAGCTTCTTGGTATTCTTGGAATCAACAAA GACAAGGTGGATGAATGTGGGAAGCTATTGTTGAAACTGTGGTCAGGGTATGAAGAGGGGAATGAATGCAACAAACGCAAGTTTGGGTCAATTCCAAGTAGTCCAAAAGGTGTAATGGAAATGTCGTTTAGCTGTGATAATTCCAATGATTCATGGGCTATTATAGCAGCTTCAGTATCATCTTCACCAGAGCCTTTGTCCAAGAAGATCAGAACACAAGACCAGTTTCTATTAAATTAA